In Desulfonatronum thiosulfatophilum, a single window of DNA contains:
- the dprA gene encoding DNA-processing protein DprA: protein MQTDRKDEYLASLALRNTLGVGPRTWKKILTHYGRADVAVEHAGQWLELGLVNKAQLRDFQAKSWQNSTELESGAALKRDMDVLLWSDLDYPEVLRRIPDPPALLYVLGDRGLLRSPALAVVGSRKCSRYGLTAAGTICRDVSRAGLCVVSGFAAGIDRQAHDSALEGIGSSIAVLGTGLDLLYPAANRDLWLRLSRQGLIVSEFAPGTKPDAANFPHRNRIISGLSLGVLVIEAAVRSGSLITATTALEQGREVFALPGPVNLESYNGCHHLIRQGATLVRTAEDILVELRALLAAEGMSDLSPAVSSPINAVPPDCRPSRTDRRTELGKDELALVALLEEQGKVHIDALCNFLDRDPAEISRKLLLLEMESFVTQHPGMYYSLSD, encoded by the coding sequence ATGCAGACGGATCGAAAAGACGAATATCTGGCCAGTCTGGCCCTGCGCAACACTCTGGGAGTGGGGCCGCGAACCTGGAAGAAGATTTTGACGCATTACGGCAGGGCTGATGTCGCCGTGGAGCATGCCGGTCAGTGGCTGGAGCTTGGCCTGGTGAACAAGGCCCAGCTCCGGGATTTTCAGGCCAAATCATGGCAAAATTCTACGGAATTGGAGAGCGGGGCGGCCTTGAAGCGGGACATGGACGTACTGCTCTGGTCGGATTTGGACTATCCGGAAGTCCTGCGCCGGATTCCGGATCCGCCGGCCCTGCTCTATGTCCTTGGGGACAGGGGACTGCTTCGGTCTCCGGCTCTGGCCGTGGTCGGGTCGCGGAAATGTTCCCGGTATGGACTGACCGCGGCCGGCACGATCTGCAGGGACGTCAGCCGGGCCGGACTTTGCGTTGTATCCGGCTTTGCAGCGGGAATCGACCGCCAGGCGCATGACTCGGCTCTGGAAGGAATCGGTTCAAGCATTGCCGTGCTCGGCACCGGCCTGGATCTTCTGTACCCCGCCGCCAACAGGGATTTATGGCTGCGCTTGAGCCGCCAGGGACTGATCGTGAGCGAGTTCGCGCCGGGAACCAAGCCCGATGCCGCCAATTTTCCACATCGTAATCGGATTATCAGCGGACTGTCGCTGGGCGTGCTGGTGATCGAGGCCGCGGTGCGCAGCGGGAGTCTGATCACGGCGACGACCGCCTTGGAACAGGGACGGGAGGTTTTTGCCCTGCCCGGGCCGGTGAACCTGGAAAGCTACAATGGATGCCATCATTTGATTCGCCAGGGCGCCACCCTGGTCCGGACAGCGGAAGATATTCTTGTGGAGCTTCGAGCTCTGCTCGCAGCCGAAGGAATGTCCGATCTCTCCCCAGCCGTCTCTTCTCCAATAAACGCCGTGCCGCCGGACTGCCGCCCATCCCGGACCGACCGCCGGACCGAACTCGGCAAGGACGAACTGGCCCTGGTCGCGTTACTGGAAGAACAGGGCAAGGTGCATATTGATGCCTTGTGCAATTTTCTGGACAGGGATCCTGCG